In one window of Coralliovum pocilloporae DNA:
- a CDS encoding anhydro-N-acetylmuramic acid kinase, which produces MAKSFLAIGLMSGTSMDGIDVALIETDGLRHVKPLCGTTMAYTDSERQVLKQALVDGAHLSRADERPGSLAEAEMLSTDLHVRAIEMLLTQEHLDRSAVDVVGYHGQTVWHDPARALTVQLGLGQTMADQLAMTVVDDFRSNDMAHGGQGAPLAPVYHRALARASSVPFPVGFLNIGGVSNLTLVEENGRVSAFDTGPGNALIDDFIFRRLGKDYDEDGALAAQGRRFDNLVEDWLTDPYFTETGPKSLDRNAFATPGLDNLQTVDGVATLTAFTVGSIAQALERCNPEPLSVIVSGGGAHNHTMTRWLEGQSGISVRRASDFGFNDDLMEAEAFAYMAVRRLLMLPISFPGTTGAPFDLIGGMIRQPGGRS; this is translated from the coding sequence ATGGCAAAATCTTTTTTGGCAATTGGTCTGATGAGTGGCACGAGCATGGATGGTATCGATGTCGCCCTCATTGAAACAGACGGATTGCGGCATGTGAAACCGCTCTGTGGCACCACCATGGCTTACACAGACAGTGAGCGTCAGGTCCTGAAGCAGGCTCTTGTGGACGGTGCGCATCTGTCCCGTGCCGATGAACGCCCCGGCAGTCTGGCAGAAGCAGAAATGCTGAGTACAGATTTGCATGTTCGGGCGATTGAAATGTTGTTGACCCAGGAGCATCTCGACCGCTCGGCTGTCGATGTGGTCGGTTATCATGGCCAGACCGTCTGGCATGACCCGGCACGAGCGCTGACGGTACAGCTGGGCCTGGGGCAGACAATGGCTGACCAGCTTGCCATGACCGTGGTTGATGATTTCCGCAGCAATGACATGGCGCATGGGGGGCAGGGAGCCCCACTTGCGCCGGTTTATCATCGGGCATTGGCCCGGGCGTCGTCTGTCCCGTTTCCTGTCGGGTTTCTCAATATAGGCGGTGTGTCCAACCTGACCCTGGTTGAAGAGAACGGCAGGGTCAGTGCTTTTGATACGGGGCCGGGCAATGCCCTGATCGATGACTTCATCTTCCGTCGCCTCGGAAAGGACTATGATGAAGATGGAGCGCTAGCCGCTCAGGGGCGGCGGTTTGATAATCTGGTCGAAGACTGGCTGACTGATCCCTATTTCACGGAAACCGGCCCCAAGTCTCTTGACCGGAATGCCTTTGCAACGCCCGGACTGGATAATCTTCAGACTGTCGATGGCGTGGCAACACTGACTGCTTTCACGGTCGGAAGCATTGCCCAGGCCCTGGAGCGGTGTAATCCAGAACCTCTTTCCGTTATCGTTTCCGGTGGTGGTGCTCATAATCACACCATGACCCGCTGGCTGGAAGGTCAGAGTGGCATTTCAGTCAGGCGTGCGTCGGATTTCGGATTTAACGACGATCTGATGGAGGCCGAGGCCTTTGCTTATATGGCCGTCAGACGCCTGCTGATGCTGCCAATCAGTTTTCCCGGCACGACTGGTGCGCCTTTTGACCTGATCGGCGGTATGATCCGGCAGCCGGGCGGCCGGTCGTAA
- a CDS encoding cysteine desulfurase family protein yields the protein MTRAAVYLDYNATAPLRPEARDAMLAAFSAPANASSVHQTGRRARGLIERARQSLARLVGCEAKDVTFTSGGSEANATVLTPHWQIGRDDVLVEHLLLGATEHPSVLSGGRFAQDRIGIIPVDSNGCIREDALADALEKVSGPTILSIMAANNETGAVQDLSAVRRIIRQSGKDVIFHVDAVQALGKCDLDDLTLSADVISVSAHKAGGPVGVGAIVRLRSDILFAPLVKGGGQELGRRAGTENTAAIAGFGAACESLCDNPSERSELARLRDSCEEGMKSTTPDLVIFSGLADRLPNTICCALPGVKAETAMIALDLEGICISSGSACSSGKVGQSHVLAAMGVEAELAQGALRISLGWQTSEEDIERFLAAWRSVSTRLLKKSEKAA from the coding sequence GTGACACGCGCTGCTGTTTATCTCGATTATAATGCAACGGCCCCGCTGCGGCCGGAGGCACGAGACGCCATGCTTGCGGCGTTTTCAGCTCCGGCAAATGCCTCATCCGTTCATCAGACCGGACGTCGTGCGCGCGGCCTGATTGAGCGAGCCCGGCAGTCTCTTGCCCGGCTTGTGGGCTGTGAAGCCAAGGATGTCACGTTTACAAGCGGCGGTTCTGAGGCCAATGCAACAGTTCTGACGCCTCATTGGCAGATTGGCCGGGATGACGTGCTGGTCGAGCACCTTCTGCTTGGGGCGACAGAGCATCCGTCTGTGCTGTCCGGTGGTCGATTTGCACAAGACAGGATCGGGATTATCCCTGTCGACAGCAATGGCTGTATCCGTGAGGATGCCTTGGCCGATGCTCTTGAAAAGGTGTCAGGCCCCACCATCTTGTCGATAATGGCAGCCAATAATGAAACGGGTGCTGTTCAGGATCTGTCTGCGGTCAGGCGGATTATCCGTCAGTCGGGCAAGGACGTGATCTTTCATGTTGATGCGGTTCAGGCGCTAGGGAAATGCGACCTCGACGATCTGACCTTGTCGGCGGATGTGATCAGTGTCTCGGCCCATAAGGCTGGAGGGCCGGTTGGTGTTGGCGCAATTGTCCGTCTGCGATCCGACATCCTGTTCGCGCCTCTTGTGAAAGGTGGTGGTCAGGAGCTTGGGCGTCGGGCGGGTACTGAAAATACAGCCGCGATTGCAGGATTTGGCGCAGCTTGTGAAAGCCTCTGCGACAATCCGTCGGAGCGGAGTGAACTGGCGCGATTGCGGGATTCGTGTGAAGAGGGCATGAAGTCGACCACCCCGGATCTTGTGATTTTTTCCGGTCTTGCAGATCGTCTTCCCAATACGATCTGTTGTGCGTTGCCGGGCGTAAAAGCAGAGACAGCGATGATTGCGCTGGATCTGGAAGGAATTTGTATTTCATCCGGTTCTGCCTGTTCATCAGGCAAGGTCGGACAATCCCATGTGCTTGCTGCTATGGGAGTCGAGGCTGAACTGGCGCAGGGCGCGCTTCGCATCAGTCTCGGATGGCAGACAAGTGAAGAGGATATCGAACGCTTTCTTGCGGCCTGGCGTTCGGTATCGACACGACTTCTGAAGAAGTCGGAAAAGGCAGCATAA
- the tyrS gene encoding tyrosine--tRNA ligase has product MTEPKSDFLRVLQERGYIHQCSDFEQLDKLLYSETVPAYIGFDCTATSLHVGSLIQIMILHWLQKTGHKPIVLMGGGTTRVGDPTGKDESRKILTAEDIEENKAGIRKVFDQFLTFGDGPTDAVMVDNADWLMSLKYIDFLRDVGRHFSVNQMMQRDSVRLRLEREQHLSFLEFNYMILQSYDFVELNRRFGARLQMGGSDQWGNIVSGVDLGRRILEEELFAVTSPLLTTSSGAKMGKTASGAIWLNPDMLSPYNYWQFWRNTEDADVGRFLRLFTLLPLDEIAKLEALQGSDINEAKKVLASEVTRLLHGDAAAQEAEETARKTFEEGALSDNLPTVEIAAGDLSTGMGLLAALVSAGLASSNGEARRHIKGGAIRINDQSVSDERTMVDNGSLTEEGVVKLSFGKKKHVLLKPV; this is encoded by the coding sequence ATGACCGAACCAAAATCCGATTTTCTGCGTGTTCTTCAGGAACGCGGATACATTCACCAGTGTTCTGACTTCGAACAACTGGACAAGCTGCTCTATTCGGAAACTGTGCCCGCCTATATCGGCTTCGACTGCACGGCAACGAGCCTGCATGTCGGTTCCCTTATTCAGATCATGATTCTGCACTGGCTGCAAAAGACCGGTCACAAACCCATTGTTCTGATGGGTGGCGGCACCACGCGCGTGGGTGATCCGACCGGCAAAGATGAAAGCCGCAAAATTCTGACTGCAGAAGACATTGAGGAAAACAAGGCCGGCATCCGCAAGGTCTTTGACCAGTTTCTCACCTTCGGTGATGGCCCGACGGATGCGGTTATGGTGGATAATGCCGACTGGCTGATGTCACTCAAATATATCGACTTCCTGCGCGATGTCGGACGGCATTTCTCTGTCAACCAGATGATGCAGCGGGATTCAGTCCGCCTGCGCCTGGAACGGGAACAGCACCTGTCCTTCCTCGAGTTCAATTACATGATCCTTCAGTCCTATGATTTCGTCGAGCTGAACCGGCGCTTTGGTGCGCGGCTGCAGATGGGCGGGTCTGACCAGTGGGGCAATATTGTCTCTGGTGTCGATCTGGGGCGTCGCATTCTGGAAGAAGAGCTTTTCGCGGTCACCTCGCCACTTCTGACCACATCGTCAGGTGCAAAAATGGGCAAGACTGCCTCCGGAGCCATCTGGCTGAACCCGGACATGCTGTCCCCATACAATTACTGGCAGTTCTGGCGTAACACAGAAGATGCTGATGTCGGGCGGTTCCTGCGTCTCTTCACGCTGCTTCCTCTTGATGAGATCGCCAAGCTGGAGGCTCTGCAAGGCTCGGATATCAATGAGGCCAAGAAAGTCCTGGCTTCAGAAGTCACCCGTCTTCTCCATGGCGATGCGGCTGCACAGGAAGCGGAAGAGACAGCACGCAAGACCTTTGAGGAAGGCGCATTGTCTGACAACCTTCCAACTGTGGAGATTGCTGCAGGTGATCTGTCTACCGGCATGGGTCTTCTGGCGGCTCTGGTCTCGGCTGGTCTGGCGTCATCCAACGGAGAGGCCCGTCGTCACATCAAGGGCGGCGCTATCCGTATCAACGATCAGTCTGTTTCTGATGAACGGACAATGGTTGATAATGGCAGTCTGACGGAAGAAGGCGTGGTCAAGCTGTCTTTCGGCAAGAAGAAACATGTTCTTCTGAAGCCGGTCTGA
- a CDS encoding ferritin-like domain-containing protein: protein MQSENTSSATNPAFSNLYEASAAIVREADTGRKCALAIRTAEAWFNGKLSLGGRSISMGMPSRPGRPDQPVLLPPRDMPKRSTGASGKLALIHSLAHIELNAVDLTWDMIGRFNGTPMPRSFYDDFVQVGWEEARHFLMIENRLNELGSHYGAMPAHDGLWEAAQSTEGSLIARLAIIPLVLEARGLDITPPLLEKMQQAGDHETANCLSVIYEDEKKHVAFGAKWFRFMCDRARLRPEPLFHDLVKKHFRGGLKPPFNDRARSEAGLTPGFYKPLVILTNRA, encoded by the coding sequence ATGCAGTCTGAAAATACGTCCTCCGCAACGAACCCTGCCTTTTCCAACCTCTATGAGGCATCTGCCGCAATTGTCAGGGAAGCTGATACCGGTCGCAAATGCGCCCTGGCAATCCGCACGGCGGAGGCCTGGTTCAATGGAAAACTGTCTCTCGGGGGCCGTTCTATCTCCATGGGCATGCCTTCCCGCCCCGGACGACCGGATCAACCGGTCCTCCTTCCGCCTCGCGATATGCCGAAACGATCGACGGGTGCATCGGGGAAACTGGCGCTTATCCACTCGCTTGCCCATATTGAACTCAACGCTGTTGATCTCACCTGGGACATGATCGGGCGTTTTAACGGCACACCGATGCCCCGGTCCTTTTATGATGACTTTGTACAGGTGGGTTGGGAGGAAGCCCGGCATTTCCTGATGATTGAGAACCGCCTGAATGAGCTGGGCTCTCACTATGGGGCCATGCCTGCTCATGATGGTCTCTGGGAAGCAGCGCAGAGTACCGAAGGATCACTCATAGCCCGCCTGGCCATTATCCCGCTTGTTCTTGAAGCCCGGGGCCTGGATATCACCCCACCCCTTCTTGAGAAGATGCAGCAGGCCGGTGACCATGAGACCGCCAATTGCCTTTCTGTCATCTATGAGGATGAGAAGAAGCACGTCGCTTTTGGAGCGAAATGGTTCCGTTTCATGTGTGATCGCGCCCGCCTACGCCCTGAACCTCTGTTTCATGACCTTGTCAAAAAGCATTTTCGAGGTGGCCTGAAACCACCTTTCAATGATCGGGCCCGCTCAGAGGCAGGTTTGACGCCCGGATTCTATAAACCCTTGGTTATCCTGACAAACCGTGCCTGA
- a CDS encoding YhdP family protein: MEQSGQAPRKAWLKALKITGLCLLVLSLIGGGIVISARVSPIEIDDIQDNLAGLAKGYLPDGYSIEIDKADFLWNGRLTGDLSIRGLIIRSETGDWLKVPSFATSLSMPDILTRKIRIDSAVVEAGHLSLDLAQFDKDNQPNTETISKPLPVRPDHLVTMLFDALEGAERDGRELGIEALELERWTFDLSNSKSGWKNRFSEVDSSLLLSEAETRFSVMANGFVGRWRIAAQMSDGGGEGAGFRNLRASVSDLTAIDILGNHEKFAVSVSPEMAAPVYLRLNTRRKRDEPVRHFAVRTSAATSHVIVKDNEITFRDGLAGQFEWDEKRRALIIQHADIRAGRNLARFRGSIVWPEEMHEPVRFALGARQASVGPQDVKLPPLWIPDVAIEGQVDPVNGQVDFNSVRVKTVNAQIDAAGSVTFSGDLPAISLATTIRDADISAVKQMWPAFIAPNTRRWIIQRMERGKVTEARLQAVIPLENLKNAKKGKVIIPDEALDGRFDIINASLTPLTGMPVIREVDGTIDVTGKTASIVVRSGISGEGRHTLNVNGATFTIPDLDAQPIMGSLGLEATGSAQALAQILDSEALKILRRHDIDPEGIDGAVTGFFEAELPLAKDAALEDVRYSLRLKLDQFSSESKINGHAVRNGALNVEVDNSELSVQGQASVDGLAANVDVVQEFGELASNVAKSQLEVRLTDAERRKAGLYFGDRVQGPITMKVVNDSSRSGDVQQIDVDLSSSVLSIPELGWSKGAGVPARASFELVKRSKISEINKLVLQGDGFRIAGHAELDKQNRLRKLTLKNVRLRKGDKFDIDLTATAGGQYKVSIRGDQLDIRGLLRKSSQSEDADRQSSKTDEFEFIDLAIDLNRVIGQKGRVARDVKGKSRLRPFGLSSIEMSALIGDSTPLNISTSKNGPERQLDITTRDAGALLRYMGIYDDLSGGVLSFNSVRNSQSAQEQGGFEIRDFLLRDSVAASKLAETTKSLQNADQRRVVQAARELENSGAIEFKRMTATFTKDGDRVAVRKGRVSGPVVGATLSGQINLAERNLNLTGTYVPIFGLNNLFQQVPIVGRLLGNRKGEGLVGVTYRLAGPFDEPQLAINPVSAVAPGIFRSIFEFSNNSEITSPRTVKPNSTVRNR, translated from the coding sequence GTGGAACAATCAGGTCAAGCACCAAGGAAAGCCTGGTTGAAAGCCCTCAAGATTACGGGTCTTTGCCTGCTGGTCCTGTCGTTAATCGGCGGTGGCATTGTTATCAGTGCCAGAGTTTCTCCGATTGAGATTGATGATATTCAGGACAATCTGGCCGGATTGGCAAAGGGCTATCTGCCGGATGGTTATTCTATAGAAATAGATAAAGCTGACTTCCTCTGGAACGGAAGGCTGACAGGTGATTTGTCTATACGAGGACTGATCATTCGAAGTGAGACAGGTGACTGGCTGAAAGTTCCGAGTTTTGCGACATCGCTCAGTATGCCGGACATTCTGACACGCAAGATCCGGATCGACAGTGCTGTTGTTGAAGCCGGACATTTGTCCCTGGATCTGGCGCAGTTTGACAAAGACAACCAGCCGAACACAGAAACGATCAGCAAACCGCTCCCTGTTCGTCCGGATCATCTCGTTACGATGCTCTTTGATGCTCTGGAAGGTGCGGAAAGAGACGGCCGTGAATTGGGGATAGAGGCGCTGGAACTTGAGCGTTGGACCTTTGATCTGTCGAACAGCAAAAGCGGTTGGAAAAACCGGTTTTCCGAAGTGGATTCCAGCCTGCTCCTGTCAGAAGCAGAGACGCGTTTCTCTGTCATGGCAAATGGCTTTGTAGGGCGCTGGCGTATCGCGGCCCAGATGTCTGATGGTGGAGGCGAGGGAGCAGGTTTTCGGAACCTGCGCGCGTCAGTGAGTGATCTGACAGCTATTGATATTCTGGGGAACCATGAGAAATTTGCGGTTTCTGTTTCGCCGGAAATGGCGGCTCCGGTCTATCTGCGTCTGAATACCAGGCGTAAGAGAGATGAACCGGTCAGGCACTTTGCGGTCCGCACCAGCGCTGCAACCAGTCATGTCATCGTCAAAGACAATGAAATTACCTTCCGTGACGGGTTGGCGGGTCAGTTTGAATGGGACGAAAAACGCAGAGCCCTGATTATCCAACATGCTGATATTCGAGCCGGGCGCAATCTGGCCCGATTTCGTGGATCAATTGTCTGGCCTGAAGAGATGCACGAACCTGTCAGGTTTGCATTGGGCGCGCGGCAGGCTTCTGTGGGGCCGCAGGATGTAAAGCTGCCGCCATTGTGGATTCCGGATGTTGCTATTGAGGGGCAGGTTGATCCGGTGAACGGTCAGGTTGATTTCAATTCAGTTCGGGTCAAGACAGTCAATGCGCAGATTGATGCAGCAGGATCGGTCACCTTTTCAGGAGATTTACCAGCTATTTCGCTTGCAACGACTATTCGAGATGCAGATATCAGTGCCGTCAAACAGATGTGGCCAGCCTTTATTGCTCCGAACACGCGGCGCTGGATTATACAGCGTATGGAGCGCGGAAAGGTAACCGAAGCCCGTTTGCAGGCTGTGATCCCGCTGGAAAACCTCAAGAATGCCAAGAAGGGCAAGGTTATCATTCCAGATGAAGCGCTGGATGGGCGCTTTGATATTATCAACGCGAGCCTTACACCATTGACCGGCATGCCTGTTATCCGGGAGGTTGATGGCACGATTGATGTGACCGGCAAGACAGCAAGCATCGTGGTCCGTAGTGGGATAAGTGGCGAAGGACGGCATACCCTGAATGTCAATGGCGCGACCTTCACAATTCCTGATCTGGATGCCCAGCCGATCATGGGCAGTCTCGGTCTTGAGGCCACAGGAAGCGCGCAGGCTCTTGCTCAGATCCTTGACTCAGAGGCCCTCAAAATCCTGCGTCGACACGATATTGACCCCGAAGGGATTGATGGTGCTGTAACCGGGTTTTTTGAGGCCGAATTGCCTCTTGCCAAGGACGCTGCTCTTGAAGATGTCCGTTATTCGCTGCGTTTGAAGCTTGATCAGTTCTCAAGTGAATCGAAAATCAACGGTCATGCGGTCAGGAATGGTGCTCTCAATGTGGAGGTCGACAATTCAGAACTGTCCGTGCAAGGGCAGGCGAGTGTTGATGGCCTGGCGGCGAATGTTGATGTGGTTCAGGAATTTGGAGAACTGGCCTCGAACGTTGCCAAGTCGCAGCTCGAAGTGCGACTCACAGATGCAGAACGCCGTAAGGCTGGTCTTTATTTCGGTGATCGTGTTCAGGGTCCGATCACGATGAAGGTAGTGAACGACTCTTCAAGGTCTGGCGATGTCCAGCAGATAGATGTTGATCTCTCTTCATCTGTTCTGAGCATTCCCGAGCTTGGTTGGTCAAAAGGGGCAGGTGTACCAGCCAGAGCCAGCTTCGAACTGGTGAAGCGGTCAAAAATATCTGAGATAAACAAACTGGTTCTACAGGGGGATGGATTTCGCATTGCTGGCCATGCGGAACTGGACAAACAAAACCGCTTGAGAAAACTCACTTTGAAGAACGTGCGGCTTAGAAAGGGAGATAAATTCGATATCGATCTGACCGCAACAGCAGGTGGGCAATACAAAGTTTCGATCCGAGGTGATCAGCTCGATATACGGGGGCTTTTGAGAAAGAGTTCCCAATCCGAAGATGCTGACCGGCAAAGCAGCAAGACGGATGAGTTCGAATTCATAGATCTTGCCATTGATCTGAACCGGGTCATTGGTCAGAAAGGCCGGGTGGCACGCGATGTAAAGGGCAAATCCCGTCTCCGTCCATTTGGTCTGTCATCCATCGAGATGTCAGCTCTCATTGGCGATAGTACCCCGTTGAATATCAGCACTTCCAAGAACGGTCCCGAGCGTCAGCTTGACATCACAACGCGGGATGCAGGCGCTTTGCTGCGTTATATGGGTATCTATGACGATCTGTCCGGTGGTGTTCTGAGCTTTAATTCCGTGCGAAACTCTCAATCAGCACAAGAACAGGGTGGCTTTGAGATCAGAGACTTTCTTCTCAGAGACAGCGTTGCGGCTTCCAAACTGGCTGAAACGACAAAGTCATTACAGAATGCGGATCAGCGTCGCGTCGTACAGGCTGCTCGCGAGCTTGAAAATAGCGGTGCAATTGAATTCAAGCGGATGACAGCCACCTTTACCAAGGATGGTGACAGGGTCGCGGTCCGTAAAGGACGGGTTTCGGGACCGGTCGTGGGTGCGACACTTTCCGGGCAGATCAATCTGGCTGAACGAAACCTCAATCTGACCGGCACCTATGTGCCGATCTTCGGGCTGAACAATCTCTTTCAGCAGGTCCCGATCGTCGGGCGCCTTCTGGGAAACAGAAAGGGCGAAGGCTTGGTTGGTGTCACGTATCGCCTGGCGGGACCGTTCGATGAACCGCAGCTGGCGATTAATCCGGTCTCGGCCGTAGCGCCTGGCATCTTCCGATCCATCTTTGAGTTCAGCAACAACTCTGAGATCACGAGCCCCCGGACTGTCAAGCCAAACTCGACTGTCCGTAACCGATAG
- the bcp gene encoding thioredoxin-dependent thiol peroxidase → MSDILTEGSEAPLFELPADRGEILSLNDHFGKPIVVYFYPKDDTPGCTKEAIAFTEHKAAFDKLGVKIVGISPDTVKKHDKFRDKYDLGISLASDEDKAVAMAYGVWVEKKMYGRTYMGIERSTFLIDSTGKLARIWRKVKVPGHVEAVLSAAEELS, encoded by the coding sequence ATGTCTGATATTTTGACTGAAGGTAGTGAAGCCCCATTGTTCGAATTACCTGCAGATCGCGGAGAAATCCTATCTCTGAACGACCATTTCGGCAAACCGATTGTGGTGTATTTTTACCCGAAAGATGACACGCCGGGCTGCACAAAGGAAGCAATTGCCTTCACCGAGCATAAGGCTGCTTTCGACAAGCTGGGCGTCAAGATCGTCGGCATTTCTCCCGATACCGTCAAGAAACATGACAAGTTCAGAGACAAGTATGACTTAGGGATCAGTCTTGCCTCTGATGAAGACAAAGCCGTAGCGATGGCATATGGCGTCTGGGTGGAGAAAAAGATGTACGGTCGCACCTATATGGGCATAGAGCGGTCTACCTTTCTCATCGACAGTACGGGCAAACTGGCTCGAATCTGGCGAAAAGTAAAAGTCCCCGGTCATGTAGAGGCTGTTTTAAGCGCCGCAGAAGAGCTGTCCTGA
- the sufB gene encoding Fe-S cluster assembly protein SufB produces the protein MPAVQETIDQVRQIDVDQYKYGFVTDIESEKAPKGLNEDIVRFISQKKDEPEWLLEWRLDAFKRWQTMTEPKWAKVEYPPIDFQDIYYYSAPKQMDGPKSLDEVDPELLETYEKLGIPLREQEILAGVAPENRVAVDAVFDSVSVVTTFKEELAKAGVIFCPLSEAVKEHPELVKKYLGSVVPVTDNFYATLNSAVFSEGSFVYIPEGVRCPMELSTYFRINEQNTGQFERTLIIADKGSYVSYLEGCTAPQRDENQLHAAVVELVALDDAEIKYSTVQNWFPGDKDGKGGIYNFVTKRGDCRGTNSKISWTQVETGSAITWKYPSCILRGDNSVGEFYSIAVSNGHQQVDSGTKMIHLGKNTRSRIISKGISAGVSQNTYRGVVSAHKKAKNARNFTQCDSLLIGDQCGAHTVPYVDSKSASAVFEHEATTSKISDDQMFYCQQRGLSDEEAVALIVNGFVKDVIQQLPMEFAVESQKLISISLEGSVG, from the coding sequence ATGCCTGCGGTCCAGGAAACGATCGATCAGGTCCGTCAGATCGACGTTGATCAATACAAGTACGGATTTGTTACGGATATTGAGTCGGAAAAAGCCCCTAAAGGCCTGAACGAAGATATCGTCCGATTCATTTCTCAGAAAAAAGATGAGCCGGAGTGGCTTCTGGAATGGCGCCTTGATGCTTTCAAGCGCTGGCAGACCATGACAGAGCCGAAATGGGCCAAGGTCGAGTATCCGCCCATCGATTTCCAGGACATCTACTACTATTCGGCCCCGAAGCAGATGGACGGACCGAAAAGCCTGGATGAAGTGGATCCGGAGCTCCTGGAAACCTATGAGAAGCTGGGTATCCCTCTGCGTGAGCAGGAAATCCTGGCGGGTGTCGCGCCTGAAAACCGGGTGGCTGTTGATGCAGTGTTCGATTCCGTCTCTGTCGTCACGACCTTCAAGGAAGAGCTGGCAAAAGCCGGTGTGATCTTCTGCCCGCTGTCTGAGGCTGTGAAAGAGCATCCTGAGCTGGTGAAGAAATATCTTGGCTCGGTCGTGCCGGTGACAGACAATTTCTATGCTACGCTGAATTCGGCTGTGTTCTCTGAAGGCTCCTTTGTCTACATTCCCGAAGGCGTCCGCTGCCCGATGGAACTGAGCACCTATTTCCGGATCAATGAGCAGAATACCGGTCAGTTTGAGCGGACCCTGATCATTGCCGACAAGGGCTCTTACGTCTCCTATCTGGAAGGCTGTACAGCACCGCAGCGTGATGAAAACCAGCTTCATGCGGCTGTTGTTGAACTGGTGGCCCTGGATGACGCTGAAATCAAATATTCCACCGTTCAGAACTGGTTCCCGGGCGACAAGGACGGCAAGGGCGGTATCTATAACTTTGTCACCAAGCGTGGTGATTGCCGCGGCACCAACTCCAAAATCTCATGGACCCAGGTTGAGACCGGTTCCGCCATTACCTGGAAATATCCAAGCTGCATCCTGCGTGGCGATAATTCCGTTGGTGAGTTCTACTCGATCGCTGTTTCCAACGGTCACCAGCAGGTCGATTCCGGGACCAAGATGATCCATCTGGGCAAGAACACCAGAAGCCGGATTATCTCCAAGGGTATTTCCGCCGGTGTGTCGCAGAACACCTACCGCGGTGTGGTCTCAGCGCACAAGAAAGCCAAGAATGCCCGGAACTTCACCCAGTGTGATTCCCTGCTGATTGGCGATCAGTGCGGTGCCCATACAGTTCCGTATGTGGATTCAAAAAGCGCGTCTGCCGTCTTTGAGCACGAGGCGACCACATCCAAGATTTCTGACGACCAGATGTTCTACTGCCAGCAGCGCGGCCTCTCTGATGAGGAAGCGGTGGCGCTTATCGTCAATGGTTTCGTCAAGGATGTGATCCAGCAGCTCCCGATGGAGTTTGCGGTCGAATCCCAGAAACTGATCAGTATCAGCCTTGAAGGCTCCGTTGGATAA
- a CDS encoding alpha/beta hydrolase, protein MPEVIFNGPSGRLEGRYHPAKQRSAPIAIVLHPHPQFGGTMNNQIVYNLHYMFADRGFSVLRFNFRGIGRSQGSFDHGVGELSDAAAALDWLQLMNPDSRGCWIAGFSFGAWIGMQLLMRRPEVEGFISIAPPANLHDFSFLAPCPSSGLIIHGDADRVVPSKDVQSLVDKLKTQKGIVIEQQILEGGNHFFEEHQEVLIDSCADYLDRRMRGEANTPE, encoded by the coding sequence ATGCCAGAGGTTATTTTCAACGGTCCGTCCGGGCGTCTTGAGGGCCGTTATCACCCCGCCAAGCAGCGCTCTGCACCCATTGCGATTGTTCTTCATCCTCACCCGCAATTCGGCGGCACGATGAACAACCAGATCGTCTATAACCTGCATTACATGTTCGCAGATCGCGGCTTCTCCGTTCTGCGTTTCAACTTCCGTGGAATCGGTCGCAGTCAGGGATCGTTCGACCATGGTGTTGGCGAACTGTCAGACGCGGCAGCGGCACTCGACTGGCTGCAATTGATGAACCCTGATTCCCGGGGATGCTGGATCGCCGGCTTCTCCTTTGGTGCCTGGATTGGCATGCAGCTTCTGATGCGCCGTCCGGAAGTGGAAGGCTTCATTTCTATCGCGCCGCCAGCTAACCTGCATGATTTCTCATTCCTGGCCCCCTGCCCGTCCTCCGGCCTGATCATTCATGGCGATGCGGACCGTGTGGTTCCGTCAAAGGATGTCCAGAGTCTGGTGGACAAGCTGAAGACCCAGAAAGGCATCGTGATCGAGCAGCAGATTCTGGAAGGCGGCAACCACTTCTTTGAAGAGCATCAGGAAGTGCTCATCGATTCCTGCGCCGATTATCTGGATCGCCGTATGCGTGGCGAGGCCAATACGCCGGAATAA